The Crocosphaera sp. UHCC 0190 DNA segment ATATGAAAACTTACGATTGGATTGTGATTGGTGGTGGTATTACAGGTTCCGCCCTAAGCTATGAGTTAGTTAAGAAAGGATTAAAGGTTTTACTCTTAGAAAAAGATCCAAATTTTGATAATGCTACCCGCTTGAGTTATGGCGGACTTTCCTATTGGTCAGCAACCGATAATTTATCCATTGAATTATGTAAAGAAGGACGAGAAATTCAGCAAAATTTATCAGAAGAATTAGCAGCAAATACAGAATTTCGTGAACTTGATTTGATGTTAGTCATTGCCTCAGAAGATACGCCGGAAACTATTGCTAAAACTTATCAAAAATTTGCTATTAAACCTCAACTTTTAACGCCACAAGAAGCTTGTGAACAAGAGCCTTTACTTAACCCTAATGCTATATCTGGCTGTCTTCAATTACCCCATGGACATATTAATCCTCAAAAAACAAATAACGCCTATCAGCAAGCATTTTTAAGATTAGGTGGGGAGATTGAATATGAAACAGTCAGCCAATTTTTATGGCAAAAAGATAAGATTGAAGGAGTTCAAACTCTGTCTGAAAAACATTATAGCAAAAACACGGTTGTTTGTGCGGGAGGATTAACTCGTCTTCTGCTGAAAACGGTTGGTATTAATGTTAATATTTACTTCACCCATTCTCAATCAATTGTTACCCCACCTCTTGATCTTAAGCTTCGCACTTTAGTGATGCCATCTGCTTTACAAAGACTAATGTTAGAAGAAAAATCTAGGGATGTTGAGCAACAATCATGGTGGAATCATCCTAGTTCTAATATTATAGCTGATACGATGGAACCTGGGGCAATTCAATTTATGGATGGTAGTTTTTCTTTGGGACAAATTAGCCAAATTTGTCCTGATACCAAGGCTAATATTGATAGAAATAGCAGTGAAAAAAGAATTCGTCAAGCTGTGGGTAAAATTCTACCCTCTTTACAAAATATCCCAGGAAAATTACATCATTGTTTAGTAGCTTTTTGCCCTGATTCTAACTTTTTAGTCGGTCAAATTGAAGGGTTTCAAGGATTACATATATTTTCAGGGTTTACTAGCACGCTAATTTTTGCTCCACCATTGGCAAGACATTTTGCTTCTTGGGTAACAGAAAATCCTGGAAAATTACCAGTAATTACTGCGGATTCTTGTTAACCATAACCAACCCAAAAAACATCCGACCAAATAATGAGGAAAATCCCACCAAGAAAAAGTAGTTCCTAGTAATAATTTACCCAAAATATGAGAACGAATTAATAGAAGTAAAGGGGGATTCCAAAGTTGTAAAACTTCTAATAAACAAGTAATAATAAATACACAAATAGGAATTAATTTGATAAACTTTGCCTGAAAAAAGAAATAAAAAGCGAATAAACACCAAAAAATTTCATAC contains these protein-coding regions:
- a CDS encoding FAD-binding oxidoreductase produces the protein MKTYDWIVIGGGITGSALSYELVKKGLKVLLLEKDPNFDNATRLSYGGLSYWSATDNLSIELCKEGREIQQNLSEELAANTEFRELDLMLVIASEDTPETIAKTYQKFAIKPQLLTPQEACEQEPLLNPNAISGCLQLPHGHINPQKTNNAYQQAFLRLGGEIEYETVSQFLWQKDKIEGVQTLSEKHYSKNTVVCAGGLTRLLLKTVGINVNIYFTHSQSIVTPPLDLKLRTLVMPSALQRLMLEEKSRDVEQQSWWNHPSSNIIADTMEPGAIQFMDGSFSLGQISQICPDTKANIDRNSSEKRIRQAVGKILPSLQNIPGKLHHCLVAFCPDSNFLVGQIEGFQGLHIFSGFTSTLIFAPPLARHFASWVTENPGKLPVITADSC
- a CDS encoding DUF2809 domain-containing protein; this encodes MFPILNNAIHNRKTLLNYFIYLDSSLGLYSKYYQGIGHQWVNDYGAAIWYEIFWCLFAFYFFFQAKFIKLIPICVFIITCLLEVLQLWNPPLLLLIRSHILGKLLLGTTFSWWDFPHYLVGCFLGWLWLTRIRSNYW